TCAACTCGGGCTATATGCTTGTTTGGGGGTCCAACCTGCCCATGACCCGGACACCGGATGCCCATTTTATGACGGAAGCCCGTTATCGGGGGACTAAGGTGGTTTCCATCAGTCCGGATTATGCAGAGTATGTGAAATTCGCCGACCAATGGATGTCTGTCAAACCGGGAACGGATGGGGCACTGGCTATGGCCATGGGTCACGTTATTCTTCGTGAGTTTTACGTGGATAATCCCACGGAATACTTTATCCAGTATGCGAAGGCTTATACCGATTTTCCGTTTCTGGTTACGCTTGATGAGAAGGAGAGCGGTTTTGTACCGGGCCGGTTTTTACTTGCCGGGGACCTTGGAATCGAGACAAATCATGCAGACTGGAAGACGGTTCTTTTTGATGAGAATCAGCAGCGCTTTGCGGTTCCTAACGGGACTATCGGTTCCCGCTGGGGAGAAGAAGGAACGTGGAATTTGCATATGACCGATATCCGGACAGGAGAGGAACTGAATCCAAGACTTACGATGTTGGGCATGGAAGATGAACAGGTAGAGATCCTGCTTCCTTACTTTGATGATAAAGGCCGCGAAGTATTGAGACGGAATGTTCCCGTGAAGAAAGTGGTACAGGATGGCCGTACGCTGTATGTAACAACGGTCTATGATTTAATGCTGGCTAACTACGGCATTGACCGCAGCCAGAATGAGATTGGTTTTGAAGATGTGGCCCCTTACACACCGGCCTGGCAGGAAGCCATCACTGGAGTAGATCGTGAAACCGTCATGCAAATAGCCCGTGAATTTGCCCAAAACGCAGCGGATACCAAAGGGCGCTCTATGATCGTAATGGGGGCAGGAATTAACCATTGGTATAATTCCGATACCATTTACCGGGCAATTTTGAATTTGGTTCTGATGACCGGCTGTCAGGGAGTAAACGGCGGGGGATGGGCCTATTACGTGGGACAGGAGAAGCTTCGTCCGGCAGAGGGATGGGCGACTGTAGCTTTTGCCAGAGACTGGAGCATGCCGCCCCGCCAGCAGAACGGAACCTCTTACTTTTACTTTGCTACCGACCAATGGCGCTATGAGGAGACGCCTGTTGACCAGCTTGTTTCTCCGCTTGCGGATAAAGCCAGATACTCCCATTACGCGGACTATAACGTTCTGGCGGCAAGGCTCGGCTGGCTTCCGTCCTACCCGCAGTTTGACCGCAACTCATTATCGCTGTATGAAGAAGCCAAGCGGAATGGGGCAAAGACGCCGGAACAGGTGGCTGATTATGTGGCAGGCCAGCTGCAGAACCGCCGTATGAAGTTTGCGGTAGAAGATCCGGATGCGAAACCAAACCATCCGAAGGTCATGTTTGTTTGGCGGGCCAATCTGATCTCCAGCTCGGGGAAAGGACATGAATACTTCCTGAAGCATTTGCTTGGAGCCCGGAATGGTCTGCTGAATCATGACCGGAAAGGGTTCCGGCCGGAAGAAATCGAGTGGCACGACAAAGCCCCGGAAGGCAAGCTTGATTTAATGGTCAACCTGGAATTCCGGATGTCCGGTACGGCGCTCTATTCCGACATCGTCCTGCCCGCCGCTACCTGGTATGAGAAAAGTGATTTAAGCAGTACGGATATGCATCCCTTTGTACACCCGTTCAATCCGGCTGTAGGTCCGCAGTGGGAATCGAAGTCAGACTGGGAGATTTTCAAAACTTTGGCCCAATCCTTCTCCGAGCTGGCGGAAATCCACTTCGACGGACCGCAAACTGACGTTGTGACCGTACCGCTTCAGCATGATACTCCAGATGAACTGGCACAGCCTTTTGGAAAAATCAAAGATTGGAGCAAAGGGGAAACCGAGGCGATTCCAGGAAAAACTATGCCGAAGATTGCCCTTGTAGAGCGGGATTACGCTAAAGTCTATGAGAAAATGACAGCACTTGGACCGCTTGTCAAAGAAAAGCCTTATGGAATCCATGGCATGAGCTGGTCCGCTGCTGAGGAGTACGAAAAGCTAAAGAAAAAAGTAGGAACCGTGAAACGCCCGGGCCTTAGCGAAGGCTACCCGGATCTCAGTACAGACCGCCATATGGCGGAGGCCATCCTGACATTATCGACGACCACGAACGGCCGTATGTCCGTGAAAGCTTGGGAGGCACTGGAAAGGAAGACGAATCTGAAGCTGAAGGATTTGGCGGAAGATCGGATAGAGGAATGCTTTACCTTCGAAGAAATTACAAACCAGCCCAAGACGGTCATTACTTCGCCTGCTTTCAGCGGGTCAGAGCAGGGAGGGCGCAGGTATTCTCCGTTTACCACGAATGTGGAGCGGCTGGTTCCATGGCGAACCTTGACGGGACGCCAGCATTTTTACATTGATCATGAAATGATGATGGAATTTGGAGAAAACATGGCTGTATTCAAGCCCACGTTGAAACATACTCCGTTCCACGCAAATAGCAAGCGGCCGGAAGCGAAAGGCAAAGAAGTGACCTTGAACTATCTGACCCCCCATAACAAGTGGTCGATTCACAGTATGTACTATGATAATCTGACAATGCTTACGCTCTTCCGTGGAGGTCCGACGGTATGGATGAATAAGGACGATGCTGTGGAGGCGGACATTGAAGATAACGACTGGATTGAATGCTTTAATCAAAATGGTGTAGTCGTAGCGCGTGCTGTTGTCACACACCGTATTCCAAGAGGAATGGCGTTTATGTACCACGCCCAGGACCGGACGATTAACGTGCCGGGTACAAAAATGACGGATACCCGTGGAGGAACCCATAACAGCCCTACCCGCATTCATGTGAAACCTACGCATATGATAGGCGGATATGCGCAGCTCAGCTACGGATTTAACTATTACGGCCCTACCGGTAACCAAAGAGACTTGAATGTCATCATCAGAAAACTGGAGGAGGTGGATTGGCTTGAAGATTAAAGCGCAAATTGGAATGGTTATGAACCTGGACAAGTGTATAGGATGCCATACTTGCAGCGTGACCTGTAAAAACGTCTGGAGCAACCGCAAAGGCGCCGAATACATGTGGTGGAATAACGTGGAGACCAAGCCCGGAATCGGATATCCCAAGCGGTGGGAAGACCAGGATAGGCACAAAGGAGGCTGGGAACTGAAAAAAGGCAAGCTGGAGCTTCGCTCCGGCAGCCGGGCCAATCGGCTGAAAAATATTTTTCACAATCCGGACATGCCTACAATTGATGAGTATTACGAGCCTTGGAATTATGATTATGAAAAGCTGACGAATAGCCCGGAGAAGAAGCATCAGCCGATAGCCCGGCCCAAGTCTCAAATAACCGGAGACTATATGGAACTGGATTGGGGGCCGAACTGGGAGGATGATCTGGCGGGTGCGCATAAGACCGGTTATCAGGATCCGGATATGAAAGGCATCGAAGAAGCGGTACGGATGGAATTTGAGCAGGTGTTTATGATGCATTTGCCCAGAATTTGCGAACACTGTATCAATCCGGCCTGTGTCTCCAGCTGCCCTTCAGGCGCGATGTACAAACGCGATGAGGACGGTATTGTCCTGGTGGACCAGAATGCCTGCCGAGCCTGGCGTTTCTGTGTCTCCAGCTGTCCATACAAGAAGGTATACTTTAACTGGCAAACAAACAAGGCAGAGAAATGCGTGTTCTGCTTCCCTCGTATCGAAAACGGGCTTCCTACCATTTGTTCGGAAACCTGTACGGGCAGAATCCGTTATGTAGGCGTTATGCTGTATGATGCGGATCGCGTCAAGAAAGCAGCTTCCGTGGATGATGAGAGTGATTTATATGAATCGCAGCTGAACATTTTTCTGGACCCGCATGATCCCGAGGTGATCAAAGCCGCAAGGGAAGAGGGTATCCCCCAGGAGTGGATAGAGGCCGCCCAACAGTCGCCGATCTATAAAATGGTTATAGAATGGAAGATTGCACTGCCCCTTCATCCCGAGTACAGAACACTTCCGATGGTTTGGTATATCCCGCCTTTAAGTCCTGTCACCAATATGGTGGAAGGCAAGGGATCGGCAGGGAGGTCCGAAGATATTTTTCCGGCTATTGAAGCGATGCGAATTCCCGTCCAGTATTTGGCCAATCTGCTGACTGCCGGAGACGTTAAAATTATGGAACAAGTCCTGAAAAAGATGGCAGCAATGCGGATTCATATGAGGGCAAGAAATTTGGGGAAACCGGCGGACGAAGCATGCCTGGAAGAATACGGTTTGACGGCGGATCATGCGGAGGAAATGTACCGGCTGCTGGCTATCGCCAAGTACAAAGACAGGTTTGTCATTCCGACAAGCCACAAGGAGCATGCTGCTGATCTGCTTAGGGAGCAGGGTTCCTGCGGGCTGGATTTTGCCGGAGGCCCTGGTTCCTGTGGCGTGCTTTAATCAAACGGGAGGTGTATCATGCATACAGATTCGATCCGGTCGACCTTTCAGTTAGCCTCCTTGCTGCTTCAGTATCCCGGAGACCGGTTTCAGCATGAAGCCGAAGATCACTTTAGGGAGTGGCTGGACATTCAGGAGGAGGAAGGGACGGGGGCGCTCTGCCGTGGAACGGAAGCACATTTCCGTTCTTTCCTTCAAGCTTTACGATTGGAGAATAAACAAGCATGGGCTGACCGATACGTGAAGACCTTTGATTTCAACAAAAAAAGCAACATGTACCTGACTTACGCGGAACTGGGAGAGCAGAGGGAACGCGGTGCCGTGCTTCTCAATCTTCAGCAGGCATATCTGGATGCGGGTTTGTTAATGGCGGATGATGAGCTGCCCGATTATTTGCCGCTTATGTTGGAATTTGCCTGCGCTTCTTATCAGGAAGGATGCGCTCTACTGCTTCAGTATGAGCCAGCCATACAGGGTATCAGGGATGAGCTTAACCGTATGGAGAGCCCTTATACCTCTGTATTTGATGCTTTGCTTGCTACTTTGGAGCAATTCCGCCTTTCCGCAGGCGATACTCCGCCGGGAGGTGAACAGCTATGAATGCGGCGGAACAGGTTCTATGGCTGATCTATCCATATGTGGTACTTTGCATTTTTCTAATTGGCCTTTATTACCGGTTTCAGACGGACCAATTTGGCTGGACGTCCAAATCGAGCGAAATTCTGGAAAAGAAGCAGCTCAAATGGGGAAGCAACCTGTTTCATATAGGAATCATCTTTGTGTTTTTTGGTCATGTGGCCGGACTTTTGATTCCGAAATCATTTTATGAGTTCCTTGGTATTACGGATAACATGTACCATTCCGTGGCATTTTGGGGAGGAAGCCTGGCCGGTTTGATGACAGTTGCGGGGATTTTTATACTGGTTTACCGGCGTTTTGCAAACAGACGGGTCCGCCGTACCAGCAGCATAGGCGATATGGTCGCTCTTCTTCTGCTCACCCTTATCCTTTTGACGGGCCTGACTGCTACCTTTTCGAACGCGGGACACACGGATTTTGATTACAGAACAACGATAAATCCCTGGATCCGGGGAGTATTGACCTTCCATCCGGATGCCTCTCTCATGAGGGATGTGCCTGTCTTGTTCAAGCTGCATGTGCTGATCGGGTTGTCCCTGTTTGCGGTATTTCCCTTCACTCGTCTGGTGCATATTATCAGTATGCCGATCACCTATTTGCGGCGCAGTTATGTCCTGTACCGGAAACGGCGTTAAACATATTCAAAGCTCTCCCTGGAGTATTACGACTTGGGAGAGCTATTTTTATTTTGTTTGCCCGTCTGAATGGTGCCTATTTTATTTATCTTTTTTATTCATAACGCAGTGCTTCAATTGGACTAAGTTTTGCTGCCTTATTCGCTGGAATTAAGCCAAAAATAATACCGAGTGTCATGGAAAATAGAACGCCGCCTAGTACAACTTCCCACGAAACAAGCGGCGGCCATTTTGCCAATAAAGAAAAGATATATGCACTAGTGTAACCGAGGCAAATCCCAATGATTCCGCCAAGAAGCGTTAGCATGACGGCTTCGATTAAGAATTGAAGAAGGATCTTTCCGCGAGTTGCACCGAGCGCTTTACGTATTCCAATCTCACGCGTACGTTCAGTTATGGATACGAGCATAATGTTCATAACTCCAATACCGCCAACAAACAAAGAAATTCCTGCTATACCTCCTATAATCATCGTCATGATATTTGTTAATGTTGAAATACTGTTCTGAAGCTCATTCAAATTGATCATTTCATATTTACCCGGAGTATCGCTTGGTTTACGGGCATTTAAAACATCGATTGCTTTTTCCCCGGCCTTTTCAAGTTGATCCACATGCTTAGCTTGTACAGAGATATTTTGAATTTCATTTTTTCCGTATAATGTAGGCCAAAGGGAGATAGGAATTAACGCTTCGGCATTACCCAAGCTCATAAAATGATCGTCCGACTCATAAACACCGATAACCTCCAATGGTTGCCCTCTTATTTCAATGATTTTGCCAATCGGACTTTCTTTTGGAAAAAACAGTTTTTTTGTTTCCGTATTAATCATGACGGCGTTATTGCCCTGATTCATGTCCTTTTCATTTAGAGTCCGGCCTTCCCGCATATGGATTTTATTTGCCAGAAAATAAGCAGAATCGACTCCCGTTATGTTTGCAGGTTCCTTGTGGTCATGAATATCCAGAGTCTCCATCTTCGTATTTGTTATCACAATTTCGGATACTTCAGGAATTTTCTTTATTTCAAAAATATCTTCTTCGGTTAACTCAGGACGTTCTTCCGTATTCATGATAAAAGGGTCATGAACATCCTCTGCAAATGTAATGGCAACTGTATTGTTGCCCGAACCGGCAAATTTGGATTTAAGCATGGCTTCCCCGCCCTGTCCGATTGCAACTACAGTAATAATAGAGCCGATACCTATCATAATACCGATCATGGTTAATACGGACCGCATTTTATGAGCGAAAATAGAAGCAAAGGCAATTTTAATGCTATCTAAAAAACTCAAACAACACCGCTCCTGTCTTCAGTGATTTTTCCGTCTTTAAGCAAAATGCACCGGAAAGAGTAAGCAGCTATTTCATCATCATGCGTAACCATTATAATTGTAGTCCCCTCTTGATTAAGCTGTCTGAAGAGTTTCATAAGTTGCTCGCCTGACTTTGAATCCAGTGCTCCTGTGGGTTCATCGGCAATGATGAATTTTGGCCTGTTGGCCATCGCACGGGCGACCGCTACACGTTGCTTCTGTCCCCCTGACAATTCATTGGGCAGATGATGCATGCGATCCGATAAGCCGATTTTATTCAATAGTTCGATAGCCCGGTCACGACGCTCGGACTTTCTCATCCCCTTGTATATAAGGGGAAGCTCCACATTCTCCAGTGCAGAAAGGCGAGGGAGCAAATTGAATTGCTGAAATATAAATCCGATGTATGCATTGCGAATGAAGGCGAGTTTTTCCTCAGTTTGCGTAAGAATATCTATATCATCCAACTTATATTTGCCTTCTGTAGGACGGTCTAAACAACCGATAATATTCATAAGTGTTGATTTCCCTGAACCAGATGGACCCATGATAGAAACAAACTCACCATTTTCAATGGTTAAGCCAATCCCATGTAAAATAGGTACAGATAAATTTCCTTGATCATAAGTTTTGGTAATCTGATTTAGTAGAATCATTTTACTTGCACTTCCATTCCGTCGTATGTGTTATTGGAAGGATGTTCAACGACTTTTTGTCCTGCTGCCAGACCTTCAAGCACTTCAATTGAATCCTTATCACTTGAACCTGTCTTTATCATTTGTTTACGAAGTTTCCCTTTCTCTTCTACATATACAAATGCTTCATGATTCAGTTCCACAACACTGCTGCGAGGAACTGTAAGCCCTTTCTTTGTCTCTAACTGAACTTGAAGGGATACATGGAAACCGGGGGATAAATCGTTTTGCGTATCTAATGCGGCCTTATAGGTATAGGAAGACATTGTTTGTTTTCCGGTTTCCGGACTGGTTAGGCCTGTACCCATTTCCTCACTTATTGGATTATCACTAACTTCAATAATTTTCCCTGTCCATGTTTTCTCCGGTGCTGTTTTGGCCGTAGCTATAAAAATTTGACCTTCCCGAATTTGTGACTTTTGCAATTCCGTCAAGGTTCCTTGAACTTGCAACGGCTCTTTGGAAACCATTTGTAAAAAAGGCTTTGCTGAGCCGCCGATTTCTTGAGAAGAACCCTGCGAAGTATTAAGATTTTGAACAACACCATCAAACCTGCTGTGAACTGTAAATTGTCCCATTTTTCTTTTTAGCTCATCCATGCGGAGAGATCCTTTTTCTTTTTCAAGTTCCGTTGTTTTTAGCTGCATTTCCAGTTCACTTACCTGTGCTTCTAATGGTTCAAGTACTTCTTTTCCGGCACTGTTATTTATGGCTGTTTTCATTTCTTTTTTTAATGCATCCAGCTTTTTTTTATTTTTCCCGTAATTGATTGAGATGATCTTTTGATCCAGCTCTGCCTGTTTGATTTGCAAATTAATTTCCTCTGTGTCATAACGAAATAGAGGTGCTCCTTTTTTTACTTCCTGACCTCCTTTTACAAAAATTTCCTTGACTGTCCCTTTTGATGGGTCGATATAATAGCGTTCTATATTTCCCGGCTTTACCTGGCCGGAAATAAGTTTGGTATTGCTTAAATTCCGTTCGGTTACCTCTGCAAATTTAACATCTACGGGTGTTTTTGCCTTGTTACTACTTTTCATTATGCCGATATTGATTCCTGCGGCGATTATCAGCAGTGAAGCAACTCCAATGATGATCCATTTCTTTTTCTTCTTTGGGGTTTGAACCGTTTCTGGCAATAGAACTCCTCTCCTTTTAAAAAATTTTATAAACCGGAACTTCTGCTAAGCAAAGAAACAGGTGCATCAGTTCTTGAGCTTGATTTACTTTGTTAGGGAACTTAAATACTCCCGGGTCTTTCTGTAATTATGAACGTTTGACAATCCTCCCATCCCTTCATGAAGCATAATTAGGAGCTTAGGTTAGCCTGCCAAATAGGATGTTTACCTTAAACCTTCATATCCGGCTAGCGTTTCCCCCAAAAGCGCAGTTACTAAAAATTATAATAATTTAGCACCTATAAAACAATAACTTTTTTTGGATAAAAATTACTTTGGAGGAAATCACTTGTCTTGCTTATCTATTCTTGACAAACCAAAAGCTATCGGGGACTTTTATCTTAGAACGATATAAGGTTAGAGGACGAGAATAAGATGGTTTGACTCTGGGTGTGCCCAAACTCCATTAAACAGATTAGGGCCCTTGACGCTTACACGCACATTCTGTATATGTCGCAGAAACAATGTATGACCATAAAAAAGGGGTAGACTTGAGACTTCCAACTAGAGAAGCGAAAATGACACTAATACTCCCAGGTCCATCAATGATAGATAAAATTCCATAAACCTACTGTCGACGTTTTTGCAGAGAAAATGGAAAATCAGAATTTACTTTTGGAATATTTCATATTAACATGAAGATAACAGATTTATTGCAAAAAAATGGAATCATTAAGGATAAGGATATAACGTAGCTTGTTAAAAGTGATAATACATTTCCAGCCCTGTAGCAGAAATGGTTTTAGGGACAATGGTTGTTGGAAATGCTTAATGGCGTGGGATAGATTATTTTAGGAGAATAAATCATGGAAAAAATGATTGTAATAGAAAATTTACATAAAATTTATGGGGGAAAACAGGTACTAAACGGGGTGAATTTAGAAGTTAAAACGGGAGAAATCTTAGGGTTTATTGGCCCTAACGGTGCAGGCAAAACAACAACGATAAAGATATTGGTGGGACTTCTTCGAAGTGATCATGGAAAAACTTTTATTAATACCTATAGTATGGAAGATGGGAAGCCGTATAAAAATCTTTGGCTATGTAGCCGATAATCCATTTTTATATGAAAGTCTAACAGGTTATGAATATATCACATTTTTATCTCAATTATGGGAGGTTTCATACCCTGAGGAGATAGTTTCCGATTTATTAGAACGTTTTCAAATAAAAGAGGTGTACGATAAAAGAATAACAGACTATTCTTTCGGAATGAAAAAAAAATTAGCCATTATAGGCGCTTTAGTACATCAACCCAAATGTTTAATTCTTGATGAACCTTTAAATGGTTTAGATCCTACTAGCGCTTTTACGGCAAAACTCTTTTTAAAAGAGTACGTAAATCAAGGAAATACGGTCTTCTTCTCAACTCATACATTAGAAATTGCCCAAAAGTTATGTCATAGAGTAGCTCTCTTAAAAGATGGATGTATTTATAATTGTGATACTGTTGAGAACTTGACACAAAATCAATCCATTGATTTAGAATCCTATTACATGGATGTAACTCAATCATATAAATAAACCCTAATTTAACTATAGAAAGGATATCGTTTCTTTGGATACATGTAAAAGATACTTTTCTTGGATCAGATGGAAGTTTGCTATTAGGATGTTTTATATCTTCAACAACTCCAACTTCTTATCTTCAATTACCTATAAACAGAGATTTGTTATTTTTACTCTCTTCATGATTTTTCGTGACATCCTTATTTTATTAATCACCTATTTAGGTGTATATCTTTTGTTAAATCACACGGATATCGAACCCTTATACCTCTTATCTTTTTATATTCTCATACAAATAATTCCTGATTTTTCTGAAGCTAAAAAAACTTGGAGATGGAGCTTTTTCGCTCCTGATTATGAATGGGCAAGAGCCTGTACACCTTTTAATAAAGAAGAACTATCAAAACTATACTTTATTGAAGAAATGATGTTTAAATTATACGGTTACTTGACCGGGTTAGTCCCCATTACCCTAATCATTTCATTATTATGTG
This Paenibacillus larvae subsp. larvae DNA region includes the following protein-coding sequences:
- a CDS encoding nitrate reductase subunit alpha; this translates as MTKKRRPLLDKLRYFTKRERYSEDWSEVSPYDRSWEDMYRSRWQHDKVVRSTHGVNCTGSCSWKIFVKNGIVTWENQQTDYPSCGPDMPEFEPRGCPRGASFSWYLYSPLRVKYPYVRGVLLDMWREALKENGDPVKAWASIVEDPAKSKRYKSARGKGGMVRASWEEVTRIVSASLIYTIKKDGPDRIFGFSPIPAMSMISYAAGSRFLSLLGSPLLSFYDWYADLPPASPQVWGDQTDVPESSDWFNSGYMLVWGSNLPMTRTPDAHFMTEARYRGTKVVSISPDYAEYVKFADQWMSVKPGTDGALAMAMGHVILREFYVDNPTEYFIQYAKAYTDFPFLVTLDEKESGFVPGRFLLAGDLGIETNHADWKTVLFDENQQRFAVPNGTIGSRWGEEGTWNLHMTDIRTGEELNPRLTMLGMEDEQVEILLPYFDDKGREVLRRNVPVKKVVQDGRTLYVTTVYDLMLANYGIDRSQNEIGFEDVAPYTPAWQEAITGVDRETVMQIAREFAQNAADTKGRSMIVMGAGINHWYNSDTIYRAILNLVLMTGCQGVNGGGWAYYVGQEKLRPAEGWATVAFARDWSMPPRQQNGTSYFYFATDQWRYEETPVDQLVSPLADKARYSHYADYNVLAARLGWLPSYPQFDRNSLSLYEEAKRNGAKTPEQVADYVAGQLQNRRMKFAVEDPDAKPNHPKVMFVWRANLISSSGKGHEYFLKHLLGARNGLLNHDRKGFRPEEIEWHDKAPEGKLDLMVNLEFRMSGTALYSDIVLPAATWYEKSDLSSTDMHPFVHPFNPAVGPQWESKSDWEIFKTLAQSFSELAEIHFDGPQTDVVTVPLQHDTPDELAQPFGKIKDWSKGETEAIPGKTMPKIALVERDYAKVYEKMTALGPLVKEKPYGIHGMSWSAAEEYEKLKKKVGTVKRPGLSEGYPDLSTDRHMAEAILTLSTTTNGRMSVKAWEALERKTNLKLKDLAEDRIEECFTFEEITNQPKTVITSPAFSGSEQGGRRYSPFTTNVERLVPWRTLTGRQHFYIDHEMMMEFGENMAVFKPTLKHTPFHANSKRPEAKGKEVTLNYLTPHNKWSIHSMYYDNLTMLTLFRGGPTVWMNKDDAVEADIEDNDWIECFNQNGVVVARAVVTHRIPRGMAFMYHAQDRTINVPGTKMTDTRGGTHNSPTRIHVKPTHMIGGYAQLSYGFNYYGPTGNQRDLNVIIRKLEEVDWLED
- the narH gene encoding nitrate reductase subunit beta; the encoded protein is MKIKAQIGMVMNLDKCIGCHTCSVTCKNVWSNRKGAEYMWWNNVETKPGIGYPKRWEDQDRHKGGWELKKGKLELRSGSRANRLKNIFHNPDMPTIDEYYEPWNYDYEKLTNSPEKKHQPIARPKSQITGDYMELDWGPNWEDDLAGAHKTGYQDPDMKGIEEAVRMEFEQVFMMHLPRICEHCINPACVSSCPSGAMYKRDEDGIVLVDQNACRAWRFCVSSCPYKKVYFNWQTNKAEKCVFCFPRIENGLPTICSETCTGRIRYVGVMLYDADRVKKAASVDDESDLYESQLNIFLDPHDPEVIKAAREEGIPQEWIEAAQQSPIYKMVIEWKIALPLHPEYRTLPMVWYIPPLSPVTNMVEGKGSAGRSEDIFPAIEAMRIPVQYLANLLTAGDVKIMEQVLKKMAAMRIHMRARNLGKPADEACLEEYGLTADHAEEMYRLLAIAKYKDRFVIPTSHKEHAADLLREQGSCGLDFAGGPGSCGVL
- the narJ gene encoding nitrate reductase molybdenum cofactor assembly chaperone: MHTDSIRSTFQLASLLLQYPGDRFQHEAEDHFREWLDIQEEEGTGALCRGTEAHFRSFLQALRLENKQAWADRYVKTFDFNKKSNMYLTYAELGEQRERGAVLLNLQQAYLDAGLLMADDELPDYLPLMLEFACASYQEGCALLLQYEPAIQGIRDELNRMESPYTSVFDALLATLEQFRLSAGDTPPGGEQL
- the narI gene encoding respiratory nitrate reductase subunit gamma — encoded protein: MNAAEQVLWLIYPYVVLCIFLIGLYYRFQTDQFGWTSKSSEILEKKQLKWGSNLFHIGIIFVFFGHVAGLLIPKSFYEFLGITDNMYHSVAFWGGSLAGLMTVAGIFILVYRRFANRRVRRTSSIGDMVALLLLTLILLTGLTATFSNAGHTDFDYRTTINPWIRGVLTFHPDASLMRDVPVLFKLHVLIGLSLFAVFPFTRLVHIISMPITYLRRSYVLYRKRR
- a CDS encoding ABC transporter permease codes for the protein MSFLDSIKIAFASIFAHKMRSVLTMIGIMIGIGSIITVVAIGQGGEAMLKSKFAGSGNNTVAITFAEDVHDPFIMNTEERPELTEEDIFEIKKIPEVSEIVITNTKMETLDIHDHKEPANITGVDSAYFLANKIHMREGRTLNEKDMNQGNNAVMINTETKKLFFPKESPIGKIIEIRGQPLEVIGVYESDDHFMSLGNAEALIPISLWPTLYGKNEIQNISVQAKHVDQLEKAGEKAIDVLNARKPSDTPGKYEMINLNELQNSISTLTNIMTMIIGGIAGISLFVGGIGVMNIMLVSITERTREIGIRKALGATRGKILLQFLIEAVMLTLLGGIIGICLGYTSAYIFSLLAKWPPLVSWEVVLGGVLFSMTLGIIFGLIPANKAAKLSPIEALRYE
- a CDS encoding ABC transporter ATP-binding protein, with the protein product MILLNQITKTYDQGNLSVPILHGIGLTIENGEFVSIMGPSGSGKSTLMNIIGCLDRPTEGKYKLDDIDILTQTEEKLAFIRNAYIGFIFQQFNLLPRLSALENVELPLIYKGMRKSERRDRAIELLNKIGLSDRMHHLPNELSGGQKQRVAVARAMANRPKFIIADEPTGALDSKSGEQLMKLFRQLNQEGTTIIMVTHDDEIAAYSFRCILLKDGKITEDRSGVV
- a CDS encoding efflux RND transporter periplasmic adaptor subunit — protein: MPETVQTPKKKKKWIIIGVASLLIIAAGINIGIMKSSNKAKTPVDVKFAEVTERNLSNTKLISGQVKPGNIERYYIDPSKGTVKEIFVKGGQEVKKGAPLFRYDTEEINLQIKQAELDQKIISINYGKNKKKLDALKKEMKTAINNSAGKEVLEPLEAQVSELEMQLKTTELEKEKGSLRMDELKRKMGQFTVHSRFDGVVQNLNTSQGSSQEIGGSAKPFLQMVSKEPLQVQGTLTELQKSQIREGQIFIATAKTAPEKTWTGKIIEVSDNPISEEMGTGLTSPETGKQTMSSYTYKAALDTQNDLSPGFHVSLQVQLETKKGLTVPRSSVVELNHEAFVYVEEKGKLRKQMIKTGSSDKDSIEVLEGLAAGQKVVEHPSNNTYDGMEVQVK
- a CDS encoding ATP-binding cassette domain-containing protein; this translates as MEKMIVIENLHKIYGGKQVLNGVNLEVKTGEILGFIGPNGAGKTTTIKILVGLLRSDHGKTFINTYSMEDGKPYKNLWLCSR
- a CDS encoding ATP-binding cassette domain-containing protein, whose product is MGSRIKIFGYVADNPFLYESLTGYEYITFLSQLWEVSYPEEIVSDLLERFQIKEVYDKRITDYSFGMKKKLAIIGALVHQPKCLILDEPLNGLDPTSAFTAKLFLKEYVNQGNTVFFSTHTLEIAQKLCHRVALLKDGCIYNCDTVENLTQNQSIDLESYYMDVTQSYK